The Thiothrix subterranea genome has a segment encoding these proteins:
- a CDS encoding response regulator transcription factor, giving the protein MRLLLVEDDTELSSSLHTRLKREGFAVDIANNGVDGEFMGDETPYDAVILDLGLPQRSGLEVLQHWRQRGNRVPVIILTARDAWHERVDGFKAGADDYLGKPFHFEELLVRVQALIRRNLQAAVPDQKLHCCGLQLDEAHQQVTTPAGEVFELTGTEFRLLRYFMLHPGRILTKSRLTEHVYEQDFDRDSNVIEVYVRHLRRKLGDWRIQTRRGQGYIFIDPDKPELPV; this is encoded by the coding sequence ATGCGCCTATTATTGGTCGAAGACGACACCGAACTCAGCAGCAGTTTGCACACGCGCTTGAAACGTGAAGGCTTCGCGGTGGACATTGCCAACAATGGCGTGGATGGTGAATTCATGGGCGACGAAACGCCTTACGATGCGGTGATTCTCGACCTCGGTTTGCCGCAACGCAGCGGGCTGGAGGTCTTGCAACACTGGCGGCAGCGCGGCAATCGTGTGCCGGTGATTATCCTCACCGCACGCGATGCCTGGCACGAACGGGTGGACGGTTTCAAAGCCGGGGCAGACGATTACCTCGGCAAGCCGTTTCATTTTGAGGAATTGTTGGTGCGGGTGCAGGCGTTGATTCGTCGTAATTTGCAAGCGGCAGTTCCCGACCAAAAGCTGCATTGCTGCGGGCTGCAATTGGATGAGGCACACCAGCAAGTTACCACGCCAGCCGGTGAGGTTTTCGAGTTGACGGGGACAGAGTTTCGTTTGTTACGCTATTTCATGTTGCACCCCGGTCGGATTCTCACCAAATCACGTTTAACCGAACACGTTTACGAGCAAGATTTTGACCGTGATAGCAATGTGATCGAAGTCTACGTGCGCCATTTGCGCCGCAAGTTGGGGGATTGGCGTATTCAAACGCGCCGTGGGCAGGGGTATATTTTTATTGATCCTGACAAGCCGGAGCTACCCGTATGA
- a CDS encoding DUF302 domain-containing protein: protein MVVKTLAAILLTVASLHLAGCGNDDTSTPPATSTNNAPLFLEDASPKNLTATSAAFQAAAVANGWSILGMDNIGEILAERGYSVAPVLVFQACSGKYSSKLLGSDDTRFVASMIPCRVALYQKSTGEVIISRMNSVSMGDKIGGEAGSVMKQSGQDMETIIQNTLSKLKS, encoded by the coding sequence ATGGTTGTGAAAACCTTGGCAGCTATCCTCCTGACGGTGGCGAGTTTGCATTTGGCTGGATGCGGCAACGATGACACCAGTACACCGCCAGCAACATCAACCAATAACGCACCCTTGTTTCTGGAGGACGCCAGCCCTAAAAACCTGACAGCAACCAGTGCCGCTTTTCAGGCAGCAGCAGTGGCTAATGGTTGGAGCATTCTTGGCATGGACAATATCGGCGAGATATTGGCAGAACGTGGTTACAGTGTTGCGCCAGTGCTGGTATTCCAAGCCTGTAGCGGCAAATATAGCTCCAAACTGTTGGGCAGCGATGACACCCGTTTTGTCGCCTCCATGATCCCCTGCCGTGTCGCCCTGTACCAAAAAAGCACAGGTGAAGTCATTATTTCCCGCATGAACTCCGTCAGCATGGGGGACAAGATCGGTGGGGAAGCGGGCAGTGTTATGAAACAGTCAGGGCAGGATATGGAAACCATCATCCAAAACACCCTGAGCAAGCTCAAATCCTGA
- a CDS encoding helix-turn-helix transcriptional regulator: protein MFRARDLFIIGLLFVVAVLHTYGFTLDVQKADRHALHMSVDAIVVVISFAGVGYLLWENYRKHQEIEALNHQLHHSHTRISDLHKKLQQAGKGYIVVIHEQLDAWELSPTEKAVALLLLKGLSFEEIAAIRNTKEKTVRQQAIALYRKSGLNGRHEFAAWFFEDFLN, encoded by the coding sequence ATGTTTCGTGCAAGAGATTTATTCATTATCGGCCTACTGTTTGTCGTTGCCGTGCTTCACACTTACGGTTTTACCCTTGATGTGCAAAAAGCGGATCGCCATGCTTTGCACATGAGCGTTGATGCCATCGTTGTGGTCATCTCCTTCGCGGGCGTAGGCTATTTGCTCTGGGAAAACTACCGCAAACATCAGGAAATCGAAGCCCTTAACCACCAGTTACACCATTCCCACACCCGTATTTCCGACCTGCACAAAAAACTGCAACAAGCGGGCAAAGGCTACATCGTGGTCATCCACGAACAACTCGACGCTTGGGAACTTAGCCCGACCGAAAAAGCCGTTGCGCTATTGTTGCTGAAAGGTTTGAGCTTTGAAGAAATTGCTGCCATCCGCAACACCAAGGAAAAAACCGTGCGCCAGCAAGCCATTGCCCTCTACCGCAAATCGGGGCTGAACGGGCGACACGAATTCGCCGCGTGGTTCTTTGAAGACTTTTTGAACTGA
- a CDS encoding efflux RND transporter periplasmic adaptor subunit: MPVFHKITPSLLSLALLLPSIATAAVIIPMPAEQRSALGIEVTPLTSSASANTALEVNAQVMLPPSSVRVVAAPADGLITTLLHQAGETVKAGDKVASLSSPDVVEAQRQYLQARLKYQLAADNAARDQRLADQGLIAKNTWLLTQNDVKLAQADQEAAIATLRLLGVKPGSDSAEITLTAPISGWILETMVEPGQRVEAPAALVKIGNLRQLSLEIPLTPAQAKDVQAGQTVTIRDSQLSGTVRALQPALDNAQNVIVRADITQEDSTTLHPGQTVKVTLQSSSNTDAAAASIPTSGLVWAGDQAYVFTESTEGFTPTAVKIVQQNDSQATISGLPADSRIATKGVAALKAKWQEAEE; encoded by the coding sequence ATGCCCGTGTTCCATAAAATAACGCCTAGCCTATTGAGCTTAGCCTTGCTGCTTCCCAGCATCGCCACCGCCGCCGTCATTATTCCCATGCCAGCGGAACAACGCAGTGCGCTCGGCATCGAGGTCACGCCACTCACCAGCAGCGCCAGCGCCAACACCGCGCTGGAAGTGAATGCGCAAGTGATGTTACCGCCCTCCAGTGTGCGCGTGGTCGCCGCACCCGCCGATGGGCTAATCACCACCTTACTGCATCAAGCCGGTGAAACCGTGAAGGCTGGTGACAAAGTAGCCTCGCTTTCCTCCCCCGACGTGGTGGAAGCGCAACGCCAATACCTGCAAGCCCGCCTCAAATACCAACTCGCCGCCGACAATGCCGCCCGCGACCAACGGCTGGCAGATCAAGGGTTAATCGCCAAAAATACCTGGCTGCTGACCCAAAACGACGTAAAGTTAGCGCAAGCCGATCAGGAAGCCGCGATTGCCACCTTACGCTTGCTAGGCGTTAAACCCGGCAGCGACAGCGCTGAAATCACCCTAACCGCCCCCATCAGCGGCTGGATACTGGAAACCATGGTCGAACCGGGGCAACGGGTCGAAGCCCCCGCCGCGCTGGTCAAAATCGGCAATTTGCGCCAACTCAGTTTAGAAATTCCCCTCACTCCCGCCCAAGCCAAAGACGTGCAAGCGGGGCAAACCGTCACCATTCGCGACAGCCAACTCAGCGGCACGGTTCGCGCCTTGCAACCCGCTTTGGATAATGCCCAAAACGTCATCGTGCGAGCGGATATAACGCAGGAAGACAGCACCACGCTACATCCGGGGCAAACCGTCAAAGTCACCTTGCAAAGCAGCAGCAATACCGATGCCGCCGCCGCCAGCATCCCCACCAGCGGCTTGGTCTGGGCGGGTGATCAAGCCTATGTATTCACCGAAAGCACCGAAGGTTTCACCCCAACCGCCGTCAAAATTGTGCAACAAAACGACAGCCAAGCCACCATCAGCGGCTTGCCAGCCGACAGCCGCATTGCCACCAAAGGCGTTGCTGCCCTCAAAGCCAAGTGGCAAGAGGCGGAGGAATAA
- a CDS encoding efflux RND transporter permease subunit has product MLNWLTEFSLAQRWLILGLTVLLTVFGVRTFQELPIDAFPDVSTTQVKLILKAPGMTPEEVEARIAQPVETELLGIPNQVVLRSVSKYALTDITLDFAEGTDIYWARSQVAERFANVKNDLPDNVTGGLAPISTPLSEIFMFTVEGDLPLQDKRTLLDWTIRPQLRALPGVADVNALGGRATTFEITPDLAALNARHLTLDDLRTALNTNIRNDGAGRVNEGEETWVVRIESGINGLDDLRHIVIKSVDGVPVTVGQVAQVTLGELTRYGAVTQNGKGEAVEGLVLSLRGANAGQLTTNIKTKLAEISQTLPPGVTIEPFYDRSTLVDKAIHTVSKALLEAFVLVGIILFAFLGNLRAAFVVALILPLSVLGTFILMRQFGLSANLMSLGGLAIAIGLLVDAAVVIVENIVAHLAHDDEKAKTPQRQKVLWAVQEVSSPVSIGIVIIALVFLPLLTLEGLEGKLFSPVALTIVFALSISLLLALTVIPVLASWLLKQAAHNDPWLLRVSRRVYLPVLDAALKRPSLVYILTIAVMLGAGATYPLIGKTFMPTMDEGDLLVQLEKLPSISLDQSVATDLRVQQALLDSIPEIERIVARVGSDELGLDPMSLNETDSFLVLKPRETWRTPDKEWLQEEIRQVLEKFPGVGYNFTQPIDMRVSEMLTGSRGDVAIKIFGTDLAVLGDLAQQIVTILEKIPGASDVYTQKNAGVQYLRAEIDRQAAGRFGLSVDDIASLLRTQLEGEIIGIIQQEGRRIPLQLRGSAELRQAPQALQQIRLTLPDGRIISLDQVAKLVRTEGPVAIKRENAGRFVVAQSNVAGRDLVSFVEEAQAAVAAKVTLPTGYSITWGGQFENQQRAAQRLLIVVPIALAMIGLLLFLTFRDVRQTVLVMANVPLALIGGIFSLGISGQYLSVPASVGFIALLGIAVLNGVVLVTFFNQLHQQGYRGTAVVREGALRRLRPVLMTASIAAWGLVPLLFATGPGSEIQKPLATVVIGGLLSATMLTLILLPLLYRQFVLKGEKSRMPAEQHP; this is encoded by the coding sequence ATGCTGAATTGGCTCACTGAATTTTCCCTCGCACAACGCTGGCTGATCCTTGGTCTGACCGTGCTGCTGACCGTGTTTGGTGTCCGCACCTTTCAGGAACTGCCGATTGATGCGTTTCCCGACGTATCCACCACGCAAGTCAAGCTGATCCTCAAAGCCCCAGGCATGACCCCCGAAGAAGTCGAAGCGCGAATCGCCCAACCCGTCGAAACCGAATTGCTGGGGATACCCAACCAAGTCGTGTTGCGCAGTGTCTCCAAATACGCCCTCACCGACATCACCCTCGACTTTGCCGAAGGCACGGATATTTACTGGGCGCGTAGCCAAGTCGCGGAACGCTTTGCCAACGTCAAAAACGATTTGCCTGACAATGTGACTGGCGGTTTAGCCCCGATTTCCACCCCGCTCTCCGAAATTTTCATGTTCACCGTGGAAGGCGACTTGCCGCTGCAAGACAAACGCACCTTGTTGGACTGGACCATTCGCCCCCAACTTCGCGCCCTGCCCGGTGTTGCCGATGTCAACGCCCTTGGCGGACGTGCCACCACCTTTGAAATCACCCCCGATTTAGCCGCCCTCAACGCTCGTCACTTAACCTTGGACGATTTGCGTACCGCGCTGAACACCAATATCCGCAACGATGGCGCGGGGCGCGTCAATGAAGGCGAAGAAACGTGGGTGGTGCGTATCGAAAGTGGCATCAACGGGCTGGACGACTTGCGCCACATTGTCATCAAAAGCGTGGACGGCGTACCCGTCACCGTCGGGCAAGTCGCGCAAGTCACCCTCGGCGAACTCACCCGTTACGGCGCAGTCACCCAAAATGGCAAGGGCGAAGCGGTCGAAGGCTTGGTACTGAGCTTGCGCGGCGCAAATGCAGGGCAACTCACCACCAACATTAAAACCAAACTCGCGGAAATCAGCCAAACCTTGCCGCCCGGTGTCACCATTGAGCCGTTTTACGACCGTTCCACCCTCGTCGACAAAGCCATTCACACCGTCAGCAAAGCCTTGCTGGAAGCGTTTGTATTGGTCGGCATTATTTTGTTCGCGTTCTTGGGTAATTTACGGGCGGCGTTCGTGGTGGCATTGATTTTGCCGCTGTCGGTGTTAGGCACGTTCATTTTGATGCGCCAATTTGGTTTATCCGCCAACTTAATGAGTCTGGGCGGTTTAGCCATTGCGATCGGCTTGCTGGTGGATGCGGCGGTGGTGATTGTCGAAAATATCGTGGCACATCTGGCGCATGACGATGAAAAAGCCAAAACCCCGCAACGGCAAAAAGTCCTGTGGGCGGTGCAAGAAGTCTCCTCCCCCGTCAGTATCGGCATTGTCATTATTGCCTTGGTGTTCCTCCCGCTGCTGACATTGGAAGGGCTGGAAGGCAAGCTGTTTTCGCCGGTCGCGCTGACGATTGTTTTCGCCCTGTCCATTTCCTTGCTATTGGCATTGACGGTGATTCCGGTACTGGCTTCGTGGTTGCTGAAACAGGCTGCGCACAATGATCCGTGGCTATTGCGTGTATCGCGCCGCGTGTACTTGCCGGTGTTAGATGCCGCGTTAAAACGCCCTAGCTTGGTTTACATCCTGACCATCGCGGTGATGTTAGGCGCAGGCGCTACTTACCCCTTGATTGGTAAAACCTTCATGCCGACGATGGATGAAGGCGACTTGCTGGTGCAATTGGAAAAACTGCCCTCGATCAGTCTGGATCAAAGCGTCGCAACCGACTTGCGAGTGCAACAAGCCTTGTTGGATAGCATCCCAGAAATTGAGCGCATCGTCGCACGGGTCGGCTCGGACGAACTCGGTCTTGACCCGATGAGCCTGAATGAAACAGACAGCTTTCTGGTATTAAAACCCCGCGAAACGTGGCGAACGCCGGATAAAGAATGGCTGCAAGAAGAAATCCGTCAAGTGTTGGAAAAATTCCCCGGTGTGGGTTACAACTTCACCCAACCGATTGATATGCGCGTCTCCGAAATGCTGACCGGCAGTCGTGGCGATGTTGCCATCAAAATTTTCGGCACGGATCTGGCGGTATTGGGCGATCTGGCACAACAAATTGTCACGATTTTGGAGAAAATCCCCGGTGCATCCGACGTTTACACCCAGAAAAACGCGGGGGTGCAATACCTGCGTGCCGAAATTGACCGCCAAGCCGCCGGACGCTTTGGGCTATCGGTAGACGACATTGCCAGCCTGCTACGCACCCAGCTCGAAGGTGAAATTATCGGTATAATCCAGCAAGAAGGGCGACGCATTCCGCTGCAATTGCGCGGTTCTGCCGAATTGCGCCAAGCGCCCCAAGCCTTGCAGCAAATCCGCCTGACACTTCCTGATGGGCGCATTATCAGCCTTGATCAAGTGGCAAAACTCGTCCGCACCGAAGGCCCCGTGGCGATTAAACGCGAAAATGCAGGGCGTTTCGTGGTGGCACAAAGCAATGTGGCGGGGCGCGATTTGGTGAGTTTTGTGGAAGAAGCCCAAGCTGCCGTCGCCGCCAAAGTGACCTTGCCGACCGGCTACAGCATTACGTGGGGCGGGCAATTCGAGAACCAGCAACGCGCGGCGCAACGCTTGCTCATTGTCGTGCCGATTGCGCTTGCCATGATTGGCTTGCTGCTGTTTCTGACGTTTCGGGATGTGCGCCAAACCGTTCTGGTGATGGCGAATGTGCCGTTGGCGTTGATTGGTGGCATTTTTAGCTTGGGGATTTCTGGGCAATATTTATCCGTACCCGCGTCGGTAGGCTTCATTGCACTGCTGGGGATTGCGGTACTCAACGGCGTGGTATTGGTGACATTTTTCAACCAATTGCACCAGCAAGGCTACCGAGGCACGGCGGTGGTACGCGAAGGGGCGTTGCGCCGCCTGCGCCCGGTATTGATGACCGCCAGTATTGCCGCTTGGGGTTTAGTGCCGTTGTTATTTGCCACCGGTCCCGGCTCGGAAATTCAGAAACCGCTGGCAACGGTGGTGATCGGTGGATTGCTTAGCGCGACGATGTTGACGCTGATTTTGTTGCCACTGCTGTACCGCCAGTTTGTGCTGAAGGGTGAAAAATCCCGTATGCCTGCCGAACAACACCCTTAA
- a CDS encoding DUF2202 domain-containing protein — protein sequence MTFRKTLIAGMIAIACTGLLTTPTFAKGNGQQQAQAQVLSAAETQSLRFMREEEKLARDAYISLYQQWQLPVFNNISQSEQQHTDKVKALLQTYRIADPVTNDAVGVFQNVDLAALYATLMARGQTSALDALYVGALIEEVDIVDLQKSMRETTRPDLLSTYDNLMRASRNHLRAFVGQIKSQGVTYVAQTMPQAEVDAIVNSPNERGGQGAGNGRGQGRGQGRGM from the coding sequence ATGACATTCCGTAAAACACTCATCGCAGGCATGATTGCCATCGCTTGCACAGGTCTGTTGACCACACCCACGTTTGCCAAAGGCAACGGGCAGCAGCAAGCGCAAGCTCAGGTATTGAGCGCCGCTGAAACCCAATCCCTGCGTTTCATGCGCGAGGAAGAAAAATTGGCACGCGATGCGTACATCAGCCTGTATCAGCAATGGCAATTGCCCGTGTTTAACAATATTTCTCAATCTGAACAGCAACATACCGATAAAGTCAAAGCCTTGCTGCAAACCTATCGGATTGCTGACCCTGTGACCAATGATGCCGTCGGCGTGTTCCAGAATGTGGATTTGGCAGCATTGTACGCAACGCTAATGGCGCGTGGACAAACCTCCGCCTTGGATGCGCTGTACGTCGGTGCGTTGATTGAGGAAGTGGATATTGTGGACTTGCAAAAATCCATGCGTGAAACCACCCGCCCCGATCTTCTCAGCACTTACGACAATCTGATGCGTGCGTCACGCAATCACCTGCGAGCGTTTGTTGGGCAAATTAAAAGCCAAGGCGTGACGTATGTGGCGCAAACCATGCCACAAGCGGAAGTGGATGCCATCGTTAACAGCCCAAATGAGCGAGGCGGACAAGGCGCTGGTAATGGGCGTGGACAAGGTAGAGGGCAAGGCCGAGGGATGTAA
- a CDS encoding DUF302 domain-containing protein, whose protein sequence is MLKKVITLFAPIALASMVAFSSVQASPTPDASGMFLEDVSPVKGQAAFVNAIKLFKEEVTAAGWSLLGTDNVAGVLSERGFTVHPVMVFSVCSGKYSSKLLAKDETRFIASMIPCRVAIYMKSDGTVVISRMNSVGMAQMIGGEAGSVIQQSGTDMEGIIAKTMSRLSTN, encoded by the coding sequence ATGCTAAAAAAAGTTATCACCCTGTTTGCACCCATCGCCCTCGCCAGCATGGTTGCCTTTTCATCCGTTCAGGCATCCCCTACCCCTGATGCTTCGGGCATGTTTTTGGAAGATGTATCCCCGGTGAAAGGTCAGGCTGCCTTTGTCAACGCCATAAAGCTATTCAAGGAAGAAGTGACTGCTGCGGGCTGGTCATTACTCGGCACAGATAATGTGGCGGGTGTCTTGTCCGAGCGTGGTTTTACTGTCCACCCAGTCATGGTGTTTTCCGTTTGTAGTGGCAAATACAGTTCCAAACTGTTGGCAAAAGATGAAACACGTTTCATTGCCTCCATGATCCCTTGCAGGGTCGCCATTTACATGAAATCCGATGGCACAGTGGTCATTTCGCGCATGAACTCTGTCGGTATGGCACAAATGATCGGTGGCGAAGCTGGCAGCGTCATCCAGCAATCCGGTACTGATATGGAAGGTATTATTGCCAAAACCATGAGCCGTTTAAGCACCAACTAA